From Triticum urartu cultivar G1812 chromosome 2, Tu2.1, whole genome shotgun sequence, a single genomic window includes:
- the LOC125534089 gene encoding LRR receptor-like serine/threonine-protein kinase FLS2: MVARRTWLLPPVLAVWLAVALLAADAAAPLHLEALLAFKKGVTADPLGALSDWTAGAGDAVRGGVPRHCNWTGVACDGAGRVTSIQLLQTQLQGTLTPFLGNISTLQLLDLTENGFTGAIPPQLGRLGELQQLILTENGFAGGIPPELGDLGSLQLLDLGNNSLSGGIPSRLCNCSAMWALGLNTNNLTGQIPSCIGDLHKLQIFEAFMNNLDGELPPSFAKLTQMKSLDLSANNLSGSIPPEIGNFSHLWILQLVENRFSGPIPSELGRCKNLTRLNIYSNRFTGAIPRELGELVNLEELRLYHNVLSSEIPSSLGRCTKLVSLGLSTNQLTGSIPPELGELRSLQTLTLHDNRLTGTVPTSLTNLVNLTYLSLSNNSLSGRLPENIGALRNLRKLIIHSNSLSGPIPVSIANCTLLSNASMSSNELTGHLPAGLGQLQGLVFFSVGNNSLNGSIPKDLLDCVNLRTLVLASNNFTGGLW; the protein is encoded by the coding sequence ATGGTGGCTCGTCGCACTTGGCTGCTGCCGCCGGTTCTCGCTGTCTGGCTGGCGGTGGCATTGCTCGCGGCGGACGCGGCGGCGCCCTTGCACCTCGAGGCGCTGCTGGCGTTCAAGAAGGGCGTCACCGCCGACCCGCTGGGCGCGCTGTCCGACTGGACGGCGGGGGCCGGCGACGCCGTCCGCGGCGGGGTGCCGCGCCACTGCAACTGGACCGGCGTCGCCTGCGACGGCGCGGGCCGCGTCACGTCCATCCAGCTGCTCCAGACCCAGCTCCAGGGCACGCTCACGCCGTTCCTCGGCAACATCTCCACGCTCCAGCTCCTCGACCTCACCGAGAACGGCTTCACCGGCGCCATCCCGCCGCAGCTCGGCCGCCTCGGCGAGCTCCAGCAGCTCATCCTCACCGAGAACGGCTTCGCCGGCGGCATCCCCCCGGAGCTCGGCGACCTGGGGAGCCTGCAACTCCTGGACCTCGGCAACAACTCCCTCAGCGGCGGCATCCCGAGCCGCCTCTGCAACTGCTCGGCGATGTGGGCGCTCGGCCTGAACACCAACAACCTCACCGGCCAAATCCCGTCTTGCATCGGCGATCTCCACAAACTCCAGATATTCGAGGCCTTTATGAACAATCTCGACGGCGAGCTTCCGCCTTCATTCGCCAAGCTCACGCAGATGAAGTCGCTGGACCTCAGCGCCAACAACCTGTCCGGCTCGATCCCGCCGGAGATCGGGAACTTCTCGCACCTCTGGATTCTTCAGCTGGTGGAAAACCGCTTCTCCGGACCAATCCCGTCGGAGCTCGGCCGGTGTAAGAACCTCACCAGGCTCAACATATACAGCAACCGATTCACCGGCGCCATCCCTCGCGAGCTTGGGGAGCTCGTGAACCTGGAGGAGTTGCGCCTGTACCACAACGTGCTGTCGTCCGAGATCCCGAGCTCGCTGGGGCGGTGCACGAAGCTAGTATCGCTTGGGCTGTCCACGAACCAGCTGACCGGCTCGATCCCGCCGGAGCTCGGCGAGCTCCGGTCGCTCCAGACGCTGACGCTCCATGATAACCGGCTCACCGGCACGGTTCCGACGTCTCTGACGAATCTTGTCAACCTGACATACCTGTCGCTCAGCAACAACTCCCTGTCTGGCCGGCTGCCGGAGAACATCGGGGCGCTCCGGAATCTCCGGAAGCTCATCATCCACAGCAACTCGCTGTCCGGCCCAATTCCGGTGAGCATAGCCAACTGCACGTTGCTGTCCAACGCGAGCATGTCATCAAACGAGTTGACAGGGCACCTGCCTGCTGGGCTTGGCCAGCTACAGGGCCTCGTGTTCTTTTCAGTGGGCAACAACTCGCTGAACGGAAGCATACCGAAGGACCTGCTCGACTGCGTCAACCTCCGCACTCTGGTCCTAGCAAGCAACAACTTCACCGGTGGGCTGTGGTAG